From a region of the Tenggerimyces flavus genome:
- a CDS encoding ATP-binding protein encodes MDAAAVLEPVPEPELILAASSSNSSSIRRCSRPRPRTTLYLDAGQLVVLLGDSGIGRTHLLIARAWPPATKAATSATSPARKLAIELVEAADDRMPSCVVARYGHLDLLLLDELGYVQVDPRGPELLLQIITEREERASIGIVDPLRAGHIVEVDVRVLLRIRPQSAAAVPGRPRWCRVERGLPRPGMTARVYVPRLQDQSERVRR; translated from the coding sequence ATGGATGCAGCTGCCGTCTTAGAGCCTGTTCCTGAACCTGAGTTGATCTTGGCGGCGTCGTCGTCGAACAGTAGCTCGATTCGGAGATGCTCACGCCCACGGCCGCGAACGACTCTCTACCTGGACGCCGGGCAACTAGTCGTGCTGCTCGGTGACTCCGGCATCGGCAGGACCCACCTACTCATCGCGCGCGCCTGGCCGCCTGCGACCAAGGCCGCCACGTCCGCTACGTCACCGGCGCGCAAATTAGCCATCGAACTCGTCGAAGCCGCCGACGACCGCATGCCGTCCTGCGTCGTTGCCCGCTACGGCCACCTCGACCTCTTGCTGCTCGATGAACTCGGCTACGTCCAAGTCGATCCTCGCGGGCCCGAGCTGTTGCTCCAGATCATCACCGAACGCGAGGAACGCGCCTCGATCGGCATCGTGGATCCACTCCGCGCGGGCCACATCGTTGAGGTTGACGTCAGGGTCCTCCTCCGGATACGGCCACAGTCCGCCGCCGCGGTTCCAGGCCGCCCACGTTGGTGCCGGGTCGAGCGTGGATTACCTCGGCCAGGAATGACGGCTCGAGTTTATGTGCCACGCCTTCAGGATCAGTCGGAACGTGTGCGCCGATAG
- a CDS encoding alpha/beta fold hydrolase — protein sequence MNTLERTVEINGIELCTQTFGEPENPAALLVAGTSCSMDWWTPTFCTALAGKGFFVLRFDQRDTGRSSRDEPGHPTYSLTDLTLDAVHVLDGYGIDRAHWIGFSQGGWVSQLAALDHPDRVAALTLISTRPTSHGPADSDLPEVTTELLAAWEQTGEPDWDQPSAVVDYLVESERSLAANPFDEQAARDICSSCVTRSIDVRSAVTNHPIADQGPRWRGRLGEIAVPTVILHGDHDPLFPPPNATALAAEILGSRIQFLPVGHELPPRIHSLVIDAISSL from the coding sequence ATGAACACCCTCGAACGTACGGTCGAGATCAACGGCATCGAACTGTGCACGCAGACCTTCGGAGAACCGGAGAATCCCGCCGCTCTGCTGGTCGCCGGTACGTCGTGCTCGATGGACTGGTGGACCCCGACCTTCTGCACGGCGCTTGCAGGCAAGGGCTTCTTCGTCCTTCGTTTCGATCAGCGCGATACTGGCCGATCCAGTCGTGACGAGCCCGGGCACCCCACGTACTCGCTGACCGACCTGACACTTGATGCCGTCCACGTTCTCGACGGCTACGGAATCGACCGAGCGCACTGGATCGGCTTCTCCCAGGGTGGTTGGGTCAGTCAACTCGCCGCGCTCGACCACCCCGATCGGGTCGCGGCTCTCACCCTGATCTCGACCCGGCCGACCAGCCATGGCCCAGCCGATTCCGATCTGCCAGAAGTCACCACGGAGCTCCTTGCCGCGTGGGAGCAAACGGGTGAGCCGGACTGGGACCAACCGTCGGCTGTGGTCGACTATCTGGTCGAGTCCGAACGGTCGCTGGCAGCCAACCCGTTCGACGAACAGGCTGCTCGCGACATCTGTTCGAGTTGCGTCACACGATCAATCGATGTCCGGTCGGCTGTCACCAACCATCCGATCGCTGATCAAGGCCCGCGTTGGCGCGGTCGTCTCGGCGAGATCGCCGTCCCGACGGTGATCCTTCATGGTGACCACGACCCGCTGTTCCCTCCTCCCAACGCCACAGCCCTAGCCGCCGAGATCCTGGGCTCTAGAATCCAGTTCCTACCTGTCGGGCACGAGCTGCCACCACGCATTCATTCCCTCGTCATCGACGCCATCTCAAGTCTGTGA
- a CDS encoding ABC transporter ATP-binding protein yields MAAGLATGMVTLAVIADVLAQRANTTGATGASAWVRRRMVVSALDARSGAPELGAGEVASRIIAGGSACGRIIPLVSSAVRTVLTAIAALALLGTIDPLLPLVLLVGAPIGYAVLRPFTRRSTDASTAYQEAQGRIADRLVDALAGLRTIRASGTVDQEVARILSPLPELRAAGLRSWELQRGLAVSFGLLTPALHVAVIGAAGWALAVGRISPGQLIAAVGYAALALGTVDKIDIVVDLAGIRAGAARVVDFVRPIRPAEGEELLPSGVGEIRFDDVSVRRAGVTVLDQVSLRVAAGSTVAIVGPSGSGKSALTGLLGRMVEPDAGRVLIDGHDIAELTTTQLRQAVAYGFERPVLLGQTVADAIAYARPAVPAVLESPRTQNMDRGMDVLLAATAAHADEFIRRLPLGYHTPVVDAPLSGGEQQRLGLARAVAQGARVLVLDDATSSLDTATEANVVEALSDALSGRTKLVVAHRAATAARADRVAWFVGGRLLRVDTHARLWRDPSYRTLFSPAADDLAEDRTR; encoded by the coding sequence GTGGCCGCTGGATTGGCGACTGGGATGGTGACCCTGGCCGTCATCGCTGACGTGCTGGCGCAACGCGCGAACACGACAGGCGCGACAGGCGCCAGCGCATGGGTGCGGCGGCGCATGGTCGTGTCCGCGCTCGACGCCCGGTCGGGAGCTCCCGAGCTTGGCGCAGGTGAGGTCGCGTCACGGATCATCGCCGGCGGAAGTGCATGCGGTCGCATCATCCCTTTAGTCTCGTCGGCGGTCCGGACTGTGCTGACGGCGATCGCCGCGTTGGCCCTACTCGGCACTATCGACCCACTCCTCCCGCTGGTCCTGCTCGTCGGGGCACCAATCGGCTATGCCGTCCTACGCCCTTTCACCAGACGATCCACCGACGCCTCGACGGCGTATCAGGAGGCGCAGGGCAGAATCGCGGATCGTCTGGTCGACGCCCTCGCCGGGCTGCGGACGATCCGCGCGAGCGGCACCGTCGACCAAGAGGTCGCGAGAATTCTCTCCCCGCTTCCTGAGCTGCGTGCGGCAGGTCTCCGCTCGTGGGAACTCCAGCGCGGGCTTGCCGTGTCGTTCGGCCTGTTGACGCCCGCTCTCCACGTCGCCGTCATCGGCGCCGCCGGCTGGGCGCTGGCGGTTGGGCGGATCTCGCCGGGTCAACTCATCGCGGCTGTTGGGTATGCCGCTCTAGCTCTCGGAACCGTCGACAAGATCGACATCGTCGTCGACTTAGCGGGGATCCGCGCCGGCGCGGCACGGGTAGTCGACTTCGTCCGTCCGATACGGCCCGCGGAGGGCGAGGAACTGCTGCCCTCGGGCGTCGGAGAGATCCGGTTCGACGACGTGAGCGTCCGGCGGGCAGGAGTTACCGTTCTCGACCAAGTCTCGCTGCGGGTAGCCGCCGGGAGCACAGTGGCCATCGTCGGCCCCAGCGGCTCCGGGAAGTCCGCTCTTACCGGCCTGCTCGGGCGCATGGTCGAGCCTGACGCGGGTCGGGTGTTGATCGACGGGCACGATATCGCCGAGCTCACGACGACCCAACTGCGTCAGGCGGTCGCGTACGGGTTCGAGCGCCCCGTCCTCCTCGGTCAGACGGTTGCCGACGCCATCGCCTACGCGCGCCCAGCTGTCCCCGCCGTGCTCGAGTCGCCACGTACACAGAACATGGATCGTGGCATGGATGTCCTTCTCGCCGCGACAGCGGCACACGCAGACGAGTTCATCCGCCGCCTTCCCTTGGGCTATCACACACCCGTCGTGGACGCGCCGCTGTCCGGCGGCGAACAGCAGCGCCTTGGCCTTGCGCGAGCTGTCGCCCAGGGCGCGCGGGTGCTGGTTCTCGACGACGCGACCTCGAGCCTCGACACCGCCACCGAAGCCAATGTGGTCGAGGCGCTGTCAGATGCCCTGTCGGGCAGAACGAAGCTCGTCGTGGCCCACCGAGCCGCGACGGCCGCTCGCGCCGACCGAGTCGCCTGGTTCGTCGGCGGACGCCTCCTCAGGGTCGACACCCACGCTCGGCTGTGGCGCGATCCGTCTTACCGCACGCTGTTCTCCCCGGCCGCCGACGATCTCGCGGAAGACCGGACGCGCTGA
- the lanL gene encoding class IV lanthionine synthetase LanL → MRWDVTQDQQSRLKDAPDTSDRSAKDDLVPAVERLLAGRSGSHWRLRRSSMWCSARQGSAPQLPAQGWKLHISASPANVDDLLARVVPVLARHAVVFKFAATRSGVAWLTGRDCGRAEFGKIITVYPEDEVYFRSLAIELDDATAGLGGPRVLSDRPVRPGSLVHYRYGGFSGDGGLDDDGVFRYVLVGPDGAVVEDRREASFTPPSWTTDPFPSIEPHESGAGRGVAVVLNERYEMRNAVRHSARGGVFLGTDLVTGQSVVVKQARAFAETDLNGRDARDRLRQEAATLRLLADVVPIPRVLDLFEAEGDVFLIEERVSGVPLRSWRHRIGGGTSSSGDPGGEAEPALEAMSGQLCRLVEAVHDAGYVIRDLSPTNVIVADDGKLHLVDLEHAAPIGDLVRASGTVAYQAPEVRGGGPLVRADPTEDLFSLGALLFLISTGSDPLLAADRPRTRTTQQRLEAWMSTQFAESPRDQQTHLDSALVVALLAERAQDRPQTSRIGELSTLEHGNSDPAVLPSSRRLLDDGLAQLVDSFAPDGGRAWPTGAFGDQTDPGNVQHGAAGVLDVLLRAYEQRIGPANLVDVAREAAAWLANLDPRRLPERPPLPGLYFGRAGTAWTLAHAGVLFGEQAWIDRAVSIAHSLPTAWGNPDVTHGLAGAGLAHLYLARLTGDSSLLARAAQYADAVVDAAEETPRGVMWPISAGAGSRLAGTVHYGFAHGVAGIGTFLLTAAGALNRPDYLMWASQAGLTMANVAIRENDGSAWWPVGPREAGLLPHWCSGAAGVGTFLFRLAAVTGDEQAVAGAVGATFAVQRTRWASLPSACHGLAGHGELLLDAAEFTGDSNYRDVAATFVPPMAVRAALRDGRYLVPDETGRDVTFDAGVGLAGVVNFLIRLHMGGTRSFLLDDALMTRVASWS, encoded by the coding sequence GTGCGGTGGGACGTGACGCAAGACCAGCAGTCGCGCCTCAAGGACGCCCCGGATACCTCTGACAGATCAGCTAAGGATGACCTCGTACCCGCCGTTGAGCGCCTCCTAGCGGGGCGTTCGGGTTCACATTGGCGACTCCGGCGCAGCAGTATGTGGTGTTCCGCAAGGCAAGGGAGCGCGCCTCAGCTGCCGGCACAGGGATGGAAGCTTCATATCTCGGCCTCGCCGGCGAACGTGGACGACCTCCTTGCCAGGGTCGTTCCGGTTCTGGCGCGACATGCGGTGGTGTTCAAGTTCGCGGCGACTAGGTCCGGTGTGGCATGGCTGACAGGCCGGGACTGCGGGCGGGCTGAGTTCGGCAAGATCATTACCGTCTACCCGGAGGACGAGGTCTATTTCCGCTCGTTGGCGATCGAGCTCGACGATGCCACGGCTGGGCTGGGAGGGCCGCGGGTGCTGTCCGACCGACCCGTTCGACCCGGAAGCCTGGTGCACTATCGCTACGGAGGCTTCTCCGGCGACGGAGGACTCGATGACGACGGCGTGTTCAGGTACGTCCTCGTTGGACCGGACGGGGCAGTTGTCGAAGATCGCAGGGAGGCCTCGTTCACGCCCCCCTCGTGGACAACGGACCCGTTCCCTTCGATCGAACCGCACGAGTCTGGTGCCGGCCGGGGGGTCGCTGTCGTTCTCAACGAGCGGTACGAGATGCGGAACGCAGTTAGGCATTCCGCTCGCGGTGGGGTGTTTCTTGGCACAGATCTGGTCACGGGCCAGTCTGTAGTGGTCAAACAGGCGCGAGCCTTTGCCGAGACGGATCTGAACGGCCGAGATGCACGCGATCGACTTCGCCAGGAAGCGGCCACGCTTCGGCTGCTGGCCGATGTCGTCCCGATACCTCGGGTCTTGGACCTCTTCGAAGCCGAGGGAGACGTGTTCCTCATCGAGGAACGGGTCTCCGGCGTTCCGCTTCGATCATGGAGGCATCGGATCGGTGGCGGCACCAGTTCGTCGGGCGACCCCGGTGGTGAGGCGGAGCCCGCATTGGAGGCGATGAGTGGGCAGCTGTGCCGGCTCGTCGAAGCCGTCCACGACGCCGGGTACGTGATCCGCGATCTGAGCCCGACGAATGTGATAGTCGCCGATGACGGCAAGCTGCACTTGGTCGACCTGGAGCATGCCGCTCCGATCGGCGACTTGGTGCGTGCGAGCGGGACAGTGGCGTATCAGGCTCCCGAGGTTCGGGGCGGTGGGCCGTTGGTGCGCGCGGACCCGACCGAGGACTTGTTCAGCCTCGGCGCTCTGCTGTTCCTCATCTCGACCGGGTCGGATCCTCTTCTGGCCGCGGACAGACCGAGAACGCGCACGACACAGCAACGCCTCGAAGCTTGGATGAGCACCCAGTTCGCGGAATCGCCCAGAGACCAACAAACGCACTTGGACTCCGCACTGGTGGTCGCTCTTCTCGCGGAACGTGCCCAGGACCGCCCGCAGACGAGCCGGATCGGAGAGCTCTCGACCCTCGAGCACGGGAACAGCGATCCCGCGGTGCTGCCGTCGAGTCGACGCCTGCTCGACGACGGCTTGGCCCAGCTGGTGGATAGCTTCGCACCGGATGGCGGTCGGGCCTGGCCAACCGGAGCGTTCGGCGACCAGACCGACCCGGGCAACGTCCAGCACGGCGCCGCCGGCGTTCTCGACGTCCTTCTTCGTGCTTACGAGCAACGAATCGGGCCAGCGAACCTGGTGGACGTAGCAAGGGAAGCCGCCGCCTGGTTGGCCAATTTGGATCCCCGCCGCCTGCCGGAACGGCCACCTCTCCCAGGGCTGTATTTCGGTCGGGCTGGAACGGCATGGACGCTTGCTCACGCTGGAGTTCTCTTTGGCGAACAGGCATGGATCGACCGAGCCGTTTCGATCGCCCATTCGCTGCCAACGGCGTGGGGCAACCCAGACGTCACTCATGGTCTTGCCGGCGCCGGGCTGGCCCACTTGTACCTCGCCCGGTTGACGGGTGACAGCTCTCTGCTTGCCCGAGCGGCGCAGTACGCCGACGCTGTGGTCGACGCTGCCGAGGAGACCCCGCGCGGGGTTATGTGGCCGATCTCCGCGGGAGCAGGTTCCCGGCTCGCCGGGACCGTGCACTACGGCTTCGCCCACGGCGTCGCGGGCATAGGAACGTTCCTTCTCACGGCTGCAGGCGCCCTGAATCGGCCGGACTACCTGATGTGGGCCTCGCAGGCGGGCCTCACCATGGCTAACGTCGCAATTCGCGAGAACGACGGATCGGCGTGGTGGCCCGTCGGGCCTCGCGAGGCCGGCCTGCTGCCGCATTGGTGCAGCGGTGCGGCGGGCGTGGGAACGTTCCTGTTTCGCCTCGCCGCGGTTACCGGTGACGAACAAGCCGTGGCCGGCGCCGTCGGCGCGACTTTCGCGGTACAAAGGACTCGTTGGGCGTCTTTACCGTCGGCATGTCATGGGCTGGCCGGACACGGCGAGCTCCTCCTGGACGCCGCGGAATTCACCGGCGACTCCAACTATCGAGACGTCGCTGCCACGTTCGTCCCGCCGATGGCGGTCCGCGCTGCTCTGCGGGACGGGCGGTACCTCGTACCGGACGAGACCGGCAGGGACGTCACCTTCGATGCCGGAGTCGGTCTCGCGGGCGTCGTGAACTTCCTGATCCGGCTGCACATGGGAGGGACGCGTTCGTTCCTCCTCGACGATGCGCTCATGACCCGGGTGGCGTCATGGTCCTGA
- a CDS encoding S9 family peptidase: MVLTRTGFAFSGDGQVACCLQVDPATRARRVVRWRFGTSGAQPLVVEELAGTPQITRPDAQVLPLRDGKVLVRLLDGDDHAILLMEPPLPPLEVLRLRAAGVRLIGSPTASALVLSTDGRRQTDLITVPSAAELARPRITLPGLVGRTGWSDEGGKRLAVELLTAEGLTIHAIDLVTGTHEPLWPDRSDLRLRLVSATGGYVVVEDRDNRWGLLPLDRSGESRWLPELRSERAQMPLAVDPAGQGLLLRVENGARAGLAIIDTEGVTRTELSLPDGVVGGVAHWSSTAIRFPFGSPGASASIAELMPNDPANDFAAASMRLLPGPRTASVSSTPDGAPTAEHFDRPSGGVVEAVCYGNWRNARDVVIALHGGPDAAWRLTGRGPFPDLVDSGVAVVGVNPRGSRGYPVRESAEIHGAWGGTDLVDVLTVAAAIVGRRGRPVALFGASYGAFLGLLALAAKPALWDRGAVVAPFLSGSRLRSDGGRQARAIVDRFGGASVFVDESGPRDVLAVADLIRARLLIVHGAEDPIVPVTHSRQLVDRLRAGGRAPDYREVPGAGHHPLERPSTAALVSTFLAAEPRDELQVMSPRFRRGNRHSDRINTSGRRDNNDYA, encoded by the coding sequence ATGGTCCTGACGAGGACCGGTTTCGCATTCTCCGGAGATGGCCAGGTCGCGTGCTGCCTCCAGGTCGATCCGGCGACCCGGGCACGGAGAGTGGTTCGGTGGCGTTTCGGAACGAGCGGTGCTCAGCCTCTCGTTGTCGAAGAACTGGCGGGCACACCGCAGATCACCCGGCCGGACGCCCAGGTCCTCCCGCTTCGCGACGGCAAGGTTCTCGTGCGCCTGCTCGACGGCGACGATCACGCGATCCTGCTGATGGAGCCTCCGCTGCCGCCTCTCGAGGTGCTTCGTCTCCGCGCTGCCGGTGTGCGGCTGATCGGTTCGCCCACCGCTTCCGCACTCGTGCTGTCCACGGACGGAAGGCGCCAGACCGATCTCATAACGGTCCCGAGCGCTGCGGAGCTGGCGCGCCCTCGGATCACCCTGCCCGGGTTGGTGGGGCGCACCGGTTGGTCAGACGAGGGTGGGAAACGCCTCGCTGTGGAACTACTTACCGCAGAGGGTCTCACCATCCACGCCATCGACCTGGTTACTGGGACTCACGAGCCACTGTGGCCCGACCGATCGGATCTGCGCCTGCGGCTGGTCTCGGCGACGGGCGGCTACGTCGTGGTGGAAGACAGAGACAATCGGTGGGGTCTGCTGCCTCTCGACCGGAGTGGGGAATCCCGCTGGCTGCCTGAGCTGCGGAGCGAGAGAGCACAGATGCCACTCGCAGTCGATCCGGCCGGCCAGGGACTCCTTCTCCGCGTCGAGAACGGCGCCCGAGCCGGCCTAGCGATCATCGATACCGAGGGTGTAACCCGGACCGAGCTCTCCCTTCCGGATGGGGTGGTGGGCGGGGTCGCGCACTGGTCGAGCACCGCGATTCGGTTCCCGTTCGGGTCGCCGGGTGCCTCCGCCTCTATCGCTGAGCTGATGCCGAACGACCCGGCGAACGATTTCGCGGCCGCCTCCATGAGGCTGCTGCCGGGACCGCGGACCGCATCCGTGTCGTCCACACCCGATGGCGCGCCGACAGCGGAACACTTCGATCGTCCAAGCGGCGGGGTCGTCGAGGCAGTCTGCTACGGGAACTGGCGTAACGCTCGAGATGTGGTGATCGCCCTTCACGGCGGACCGGATGCTGCCTGGCGGCTGACCGGAAGAGGGCCGTTCCCCGACTTGGTCGACAGCGGAGTCGCAGTCGTTGGCGTCAATCCCAGGGGCAGCCGCGGTTATCCAGTCAGAGAGTCTGCGGAGATTCACGGAGCCTGGGGTGGGACAGACCTTGTCGACGTGCTTACCGTCGCCGCTGCGATCGTTGGCCGGCGTGGCCGGCCCGTGGCTTTGTTCGGTGCCAGCTACGGCGCGTTCCTTGGCCTGCTCGCTCTGGCTGCCAAACCGGCGCTCTGGGACCGCGGCGCCGTGGTCGCGCCGTTCCTGTCGGGTTCTCGGCTGCGTTCCGACGGCGGCCGCCAAGCACGCGCGATCGTCGACCGGTTCGGCGGGGCGTCTGTCTTCGTCGATGAGTCCGGGCCGCGGGACGTCCTGGCGGTAGCCGACCTGATCCGAGCGCGGCTGTTGATCGTGCACGGTGCCGAGGACCCCATCGTCCCCGTGACCCACTCGCGGCAGCTGGTGGATCGGCTACGCGCCGGCGGAAGGGCTCCTGACTACCGTGAAGTCCCCGGTGCCGGACATCACCCCCTGGAGCGACCGTCGACAGCCGCGCTCGTATCTACGTTTCTTGCCGCCGAGCCGAGAGACGAGCTGCAGGTGATGTCTCCAAGGTTTCGCCGTGGCAACCGCCACAGCGACCGCATCAACACATCAGGGAGGAGGGACAACAATGACTATGCGTAG